A genome region from Leguminivora glycinivorella isolate SPB_JAAS2020 chromosome 13, LegGlyc_1.1, whole genome shotgun sequence includes the following:
- the LOC125232388 gene encoding arylphorin subunit alpha-like yields the protein MKTVLILAALVALAVAGTVPHKYDVKLKSVDAKYLERQDKIYSLLESIGQYRKDAGYWKIGYEYDVEANIDNYTNKQAVEEFLQYYKRGFMPKYKTFSVFYDEMREEALVLLKLFFYAKDFETYFKTAAFARVHFNDGQFLYALYGTIDLHPGTYQMFLPDPYEMFPQYFVNTKTFLKAYRTKMQNGDFDPAYAATHGIYHENGKYIFYSNYTSPWLTGSEEDKLSYFTEDIGMNSFYYVNQMLLPFWWSSQNIEQNYRFQGDWYYYTYRQLIAKYYLNRLSSGLGEIPEFSWYKPIETGYYCQLSTYYPFFSRNDNYEINKPENEKYISYLDSYEKTFLYYLEQGSFKANNQDIDLREEKAINFVAKYWFTYFDLRYTTPKNCERSYEMTGLRLLAGTPEPSDKYTIFPSALELPQTSLRDPMFYQFYARILNYFQQWKEYMEPYSYTQLHFHGVKINNVKIDKLVTFFEPYDFDITNDIFHSIEEFKANKPYEGNTYDVYTVRQPRLNHQPFTVTVDVKSEVSTDAVFKIFLGPKYDSNGYPLSIEDNWMNFIELDWFVHKLTPGQNKIERRSLDFIRNKEDSIPTVEIFKLFKQGKVPVDLSEKYVYQPRRMMLPKGTKGGFPFQLYVVVYPSTPLPEFMEKYKAYFPDAKPVLYPFDRPVYEPYFKQPNIYCEDVFIYHKGEDVANLYNVKQYYPGFKNQVPKH from the exons ATGAAGACGGTCCTGATCTTAGCAGCTCTCGTGGCTTTGGCGGTCGCCGGGACCGTACCGCACAAATACGATGTGAAGCTTAAATCTG ttGACGCCAAATATCTGGAGCGTCAAGACAAAATCTACTCACTTTTGGAGAGCATAGGACAATACCGAAAGGATGCAGGCTACTGGAAGATTGGGTATGAATACGACGTCGAGGCTAACATTGACAACTACACC AATAAACAGGCGGTTGAAGAGTTTTTACAATACTACAAGCGTGGATTCATGCCCAAATACAAGACATTTTCCGTATTTTATGATGAAATGAGAGAGGAGGCTTTGGTCCTCTTGAAGCTCTTCTTTTACGCCAAGGACTTTGAGACCTACTTCAAGACCGCAGCCTTCGCCCGCGTGCACTTCAACGATGGCCAGTTCCTCTACGCCCTATATGGAACCATTGATTTGCACCCCGGTACCTACCAAATGTTCCTGCCTGATCCCTACGAGATGTTCCCTCAATACTTTGTTAACACCAAGACTTTCCTGAAGGCATACCGCACTAAGATGCAGAACGGAGACTTTGACCCCGCCTATGCTGCCACTCACGGCATCTATCATGAGAACGGGAAATATATCTTCTACTCCAACTATACTAGCCCGTGGCTGACTGGCAGCGAAGAGGACAAACTTTCCTACTTCACTGAGGATATTGGCATGAACTCTTTTTACTACGTCAACCAAATGCTCCTTCCGTTCTGGTGGTCGAGCCAGAATATCGAACAAAATTACAGATTCCAGGGCGACTGGTACTATTACACCTACCGACAGCTGATCGCTAAGTACTATCTCAACCGCCTCAGCAGCGGGCTCGGTGAGATCCCTGAATTCTCGTGGTACAAGCCCATCGAGACCGGCTACTACTGCCAGCTGTCTACCTATTACCCTTTCTTCTCGAGGAATGATAACTATGAAATAAACAAGCCTGAGAATGAAAAGTACATTTCGTACCTCGACTCCTACGAAAAAACATTCCTGTACTACTTGGAGCAGGGCAGCTTTAAGGCT aATAACCAAGATATCGATCTGCGTGAAGAAAAGGCTATCAACTTTGTTGCTAAATACTGGTTCACCTACTTTGACTTGAGGTATACTACGCCCAAGAACTGTGAACGTTCCTACGAGATGACCGGTCTTCGTCTCTTGGCTGGTACCCCTGAGCCCAGTGACAA GTACACCATTTTCCCGAGTGCTTTGGAGCTGCCTCAGACCTCTTTGCGCGACCCCATGTTCTACCAGTTCTACGCTCGCATCCTGAACTATTTCCAACAATGGAAGGAGTATATGGAACCCTACAGCTATACCCAGCTACATTTCCACGGAGTCAAGATCAACAATGTTAAGATTGACAAACTGGTGACCTTCTTCGAGCCCTATGACTTTGATATCACCAACGATATCTTCCACAGCATCGAAGAGTTCAAGGCTAACAAACCTTACGAGGGTAACACTTACGACGTCTATACGGTCCGTCAACCTCGTCTGAATCACCAACCCTTCACTGTCACTGTCGATGTCAAGTCTGAAGTCAGCACTGACGCCGTGTTCAAGATCTTCCTGGGTCCCAAGTACGACAGCAATGGCTATCCTCTTAGCATTGAAGACAACTGGATGAACTTCATTGAACTGGACTGGTTCGTTCATAAGCTGACTCCTGGACAGAACAAGATTGAGCGCCGTTCGCTTGACTTTATCCGGAACAAAGAGGACTCCATCCCCACAGTTGAAATCTTCAAGCTGTTTAAGCAAGGAAAGGTCCCAGTCGATTTGTCTGAGAAATACGTCTACCAGCCCCGAAGAATGATGTTGCCTAAGGGTACCAAGGGTGGCTTCCCCTTCCAGCTGTACGTCGTCGTCTACCCCTCAACACCTCTGCCTGAGTTTATGGAAAAGTACAAGGCCTACTTCCCCGACGCGAAGCCCGTCCTCTACCCCTTCGACCGGCCCGTGTACGAGCCCTACTTCAAGCAGCCCAACATCTACTGCGAGGATGTGTTCATCTATCACAAGGGTGAAGACGTTGCCAACTTGTACAATGTTAAGCAGTACTACCCCGGTTTCAAAAACCAGGTACCCAAACACTAA